A portion of the Glycine max cultivar Williams 82 chromosome 10, Glycine_max_v4.0, whole genome shotgun sequence genome contains these proteins:
- the LOC102664515 gene encoding protein MAIN-LIKE 2-like: MTGVADAVHTEGMAIDGSLGSPAGDEGFPGGPRDPSILTGFAEDVAHSIWSGQERPDLKLVSHGRKVDKIGRPAPKIEGMIAATRLSPLIRCSVITTDPGLISAFIERWHRETSTFHLPVGELTITLDDVASLLHVPITSALHKFEPLVTSDAIGLLTELLKVSHEEATTETRQAGGPHVRLGWLQDVYES; the protein is encoded by the exons ATGACAGGCGTTGCCGATGCTGTTCACACAGAGGGAATGGCTATTGATGGGAGCTTGGGATCACCTGCTGGAGATGAGGGATTCCCCGGTGGGCCACGCGACCCATCGATTTTGACCGGTTTTGCTGAGGATGTTGCACACAGCATCTGGAGTGGACAG GAACGACCCGATCTGAAGTTGGTCTCCCATGGTAGAAAAGTAGATAAAATTGGGAGACCAGCGCCTAAGATCGAAGGCATGATTGCTGCCACCAGATTGAGTCCACTGATCAGGTGTTCTGTTATCACCACTGATCCTGGACTCATATCCGCCTTCATCGAGAGGTGGCATCGCGAGACTAGCACGTTCCACCTGCCAGTAGGCGAGTTGACGATCACGCTGGATGATGTGGCGTCACTCCTACACGTTCCTATCACTAGCGCGCTGCATAAGTTCGAGCCGCTGGTTACTTCAGACGCGATTGGTCTACTGACAGAGCTTCTTAAGGTGAGTCATGAGGAGGCTACAACTGAGACCCGACAGGCTGGTGGGCCTCATGTCCGGTTAGGGTGGCTTCAGGACGTGTATGAGAGCTAG
- the LOC100791432 gene encoding uncharacterized protein, which translates to MRSDTYTGSRGRTSFVLIGCERSGKYKCRKKEFVRRDTGTRKCGCPFKIRGKPVHGGEGWMVKLICGIHNHELAKTLVGHPYAGRLTEDEKNIIADMTKSNVKPRNILLTLKKYNSNNSTYKTNRYKFPFLDFVGVTPTGMNFSAGFAYLEGECMNNLVWALERFHIDKNVKAKCKSLIGQKNAWDYVMDSWGNLVDCPSEQEFPEHLQRVESTHWSLKRVLQNNVEDLCSVWDAMNNMMTLQHTKIRASFETSTHVVGHVFKKTLYKRLLGMVSRYALNEISVEFEHVRHFKDNSSSCGCVLRTMLGLPCACELQRYDGGSIPLDAVHMYWRRLSFSDQGLCEAEVSIKEEMDRIYKRFEELDVCGKVTFKSKLREFAFPDETSMCPPPPKVKTKGAPKKVMKRSERSTKRDPSYWEYVDAYHSVQNSNTSVRLSASSFEPPKLARMIPMLDQFAPFMHGFIEDVVDVKADGNYGYQSVFALLGMGEECWAVMRNELIKELGKWSQDYIKIFGGTERFEQLRLSLHVDGLSKVSVDKWMDITDMEYVIVSRYNVVLASLSRQQSFTFFPLRSRPPIH; encoded by the exons ATGAGGTCTGATACATATACTGGTAGCAGAGGAAGaacttcatttgtgttaattgggtgtgaaaggagcgGTAAGTACAAGtgtaggaagaaagaatttgttagaagagacaCTGGCACTagaaaatgtggttgtccctttaAGATTCGTGGAAAACCAGTGCATGGAGgtgaaggttggatggtgaagttgatatGTGGGATTCACAACCATGAATTGGCGAagaccttagttggacatccatatgctgGGAGATTGACAGAAGATGAGAAGAATATcattgctgatatgacgaagtcgaatgtgaaaccaagaaacatccTGCTAACGTTGAAGAAGTACAACTCCAACA atagtacctacaaaacaaataggtacaagTTCCCATTTCTTGACTTTGTGGGGGTGACACCAACCGGGATGAAtttctctgctgggtttgcatatctggagggtgaGTGCATGAACAATCTTGTATGGGCATTGGAACG gtttcacatagataagaatgtgaaggcaaaaTGCAAATCGCTAATTGGTCAAAAGAATGCATGGGACTACGTAATGGATAGCTGGGGTAATCTGGTAGATTGTCCTTCGGAGCAGGAGTTCCCTGAGCACCTTCAAAG ggttgaatctacTCATTGGTCTCTGAAAAGGGTATTACAGAATAACGTTGAAGACCtttgtagtgtttgggatgcaatgaacaacatgatgacgCTGCAGCACACTAAAATTAGAGCATCATTCGAAACAAGTACGCATGTCGTTGGTCATGTTTTTaagaaaaccttatacaagaggcttctggGAATGGTCTCAAGGTacgctttaaatgaaatttcGGTTGAGTTTGAGCACGTACGTCATTTTAAAGACAATTcgtcttcttgtggttgtgtctTGAGAACCATGCtaggtcttccttgtgcatgcgAGCTACAAAGGTATGATGGTGGCAGCATCCCACTGGATGCAGTCCATATGTACTGGAGGAGACTTAGTTTTTCAGACCAGGGGCTATGTGAGGCCGAAGTgagcatcaaggaagagatggatagaatatataaaagattcGAGGAACTTGATGTTTGCGGGAAAGTTACTTTCAAGAGTAAACTCCGAGAATTCGCATTTCCCGATGAGACctctatgtgtcctcctccgCCAAAGGTTAAGACGAAAGGTGCCCCGAAGAAAGTAATGAAAAGAAGCGAAAGATCGACAAAGCGTGATCCATCttattgggagtatgttgatgcttatcATTCGGTTCAAAACAGCAACACCTCAGTCAGACTCAGTGCATCATCTTTTGAACCACCGAAGCTAGCAAGAATgatcccgatgttggatcaatttgcgcCATTTATGCATGGTTTCATTGAGGACGTTGTTGATGTGAAAGCGGATGGTAATTATGGATATCAGTCAGTTTTCGCTTTGTTAGGTATGGGAGAAGAGTGTTGGGCCGTGATGCGTAacgaattgattaaagaacttggcaaatgGTCGCAAGACTACATAAAGATCTTTGGTGGCACGGAGAGATTTGAACAGCTGAGGTTGTCCCTACACGTGGATGGGTTATCCAAG GTTAGTGTGGACAaatggatggatataacggatATGGAATATGTAATTGTGTCAAGATATAATGTAGTCCTTGCATCGTTGTCACGACAACAGAGCTTCACATTTTTCCCTCTCAGAAGTCGACCACCGATCCATTGA
- the LOC106794717 gene encoding protein MAIN-LIKE 1-like has translation MDLAQAGGFAWGAAALVHMYEHLNDASQASTRQMGVHTCVVHDAYDEGSPRACRWLTGKAHMTGIKGALYRTRMDALTVTDVCWMPYAEHHGVRGFDLISSYTGQLRWGQIVVYVRPERVLRQFGYIQIVPPPPVCDSLTIDDIDDWWLHFSDHLLPAGELCVVPGQVVPDYMDWFFWISHSFITSIEETAEPRHPPPPHDEEFVEAPIPEVSVASDLPTHSVVDCQGCQGMAEDLGTIAEDLERVINLRMITKGTDLYDIMTRCLRRARGDAADGSLRLRQRCRID, from the exons ATGGACCTGGCCCAGGCAGGGGGATTTGCCTGGGGAGCGGCTGCATTGGTCCACATGTACGAGCATCTGAACGACGCGTCGCAGGCCTCTACACGGCAGATGGGCG TGCATACATGCGTCGTACATGATGCTTATGATGAGGGGAGCCCACGGGCGTGCAGGTGGCTTACGGGTAAGGCTCATATGACGGGGATCAAGGGAGCTCTGTATCGGACACGAATGGATGCCCTGACTGTGACTGACGTGTGCTGGATGCCCTATGCTGAGCACCACGGAGTCAGAGGCTTTGACTTGATATCGTCGTACACCGGTCAGCTCAGATGGGGTCAGATTGTCGTGTACGTTCGACCTGAGCGGGTTCTTCGACAGTTTGGCTACATTCAAATCGTCCCTCCGCCGCCGGTTTGTGATTCTTTGACGATTGATGATATAGATGACTGGTGGCTGCATTTTTCAGACCATTTGTTGCCTGCAGGGGAGCTCTGTGTAGTTCCTGGGCAGGTGGTGCCAGACTACATGGACTGGTTTTTTTGGATTTCGCACTCATTCATCACATCGATCGAGGAGACTGCTGAGCCGAGACATCCGCCTCCCCCTCATGATGAGGAGTTTGTCGAGGCACCTATCCCCGAGGTTTCAGTCGCGTCCGATCTCCCTACGCATTCAGTG GTTGACTGCCAAGGATGTCAAGGGATGGCTGAGGATTTAGGAACGATTGCTGAGGATTTGGAGCGGGTCATCAACCTCAGGATGATCACTAAAGGCACTGACTTATATGACATCATGACTCGTTGTCTGAGGAGAGCTAGAGGTGACGCCGCAGATGGAAGTCTTAGGCTGCGACAAAGATGCCGCATAGATtag
- the LOC100780217 gene encoding thaumatin-like protein 1b, whose product MAPTMQNSPLHLQNEKYPTMTTTRVAICLCFAFLYYAAEGAKVSFNNKCSYTVWPGTLTGDQKPQLSTTGFELGPGASNSVDLPSPWSGRFWARTGCSNNNGRFSCATADCASGQVACNGAGAIPPATLVEITVAANGGQDFYDVSNVDGFNVPMSVTPQGGSGDCKTSSCPKNINSVCPAELQVKGSDGNVIACKSACEAFKEDRYCCTGPNNTAETCPPTNYSQIFEEQCPDAYSYAYDDKSSTFTCSNRPDYAITFCP is encoded by the exons ATGGCTCCAACCATGCAAAACTCACCATTGCACCTGCAAAACGAGAAGTATCCAACAATGACTACCACCCGTGTTGCTATCTGTCTTTGCTTTGCATTCCTTTACTACG CGGCTGAAGGAgccaaggttagtttcaataaCAAGTGCTCATACACGGTATGGCCAGGAACCCTAACCGGTGACCAAAAGCCCCAATTATCAACAACTGGTTTCGAGTTGGGTCCAGGAGCATCCAACTCTGTGGACCTTCCATCTCCATGGTCCGGTCGGTTCTGGGCCCGAACAGGATGCTCCAACAACAACGGAAGGTTCAGCTGCGCCACCGCCGATTGCGCCTCCGGTCAAGTCGCATGCAACGGTGCCGGTGCAATCCCGCCAGCTACTTTGGTAGAAATCACAGTTGCAGCAAACGGAGGGCAAGATTTCTACGACGTGAGCAACGTGGATGGCTTCAACGTGCCCATGTCCGTAACCCCACAAGGTGGGAGTGGCGATTGCAAAACCTCAAGTTGCCCTAAGAACATTAACTCTGTGTGCCCTGCGGAGCTTCAAGTCAAAGGGTCCGATGGCAACGTCATCGCTTGCAAGAGTGCTTGCGAGGCTTTTAAGGAAGATAGATATTGCTGCACTGGACCTAACAACACCGCAGAAACATGTCCACCTACGAACTACTCTCAGATTTTCGAGGAGCAGTGTCCCGATGCTTATTCCTACGCTTACGATGATAAGAGCAGCACTTTCACTTGCTCCAACAGGCCTGATTATGCCATCACATTCTGCCCTTGA